Sequence from the Erythrolamprus reginae isolate rEryReg1 chromosome 2, rEryReg1.hap1, whole genome shotgun sequence genome:
CCTGGTCCACACCATTGGTGAAAGTGCTTTTCAAGGTGCTGCTGGAGTTATCTTGTGGGGTAGTACAAATTTCAGTAAATCTCGGGTGAGTGTGGCAAAGAAGTCAGAGCTGGTCAGATGGCACATGTGGCTAACTAGACTGTAAAGATCTGATTCTTTCCCTAAGCAATAAGCAAAGATGGGAATGGAACTGGAAGGAAGTTTAGTCTGGTGCCTAAGAGGAAGGGTACTTGTATTTTTAGCGTACTTTTAATGGATTGTTGTGAGTATCTAGGATTATTCTATGAGATAATGGCCATATAAGTCATGTAAACAAACCAACCCTTTGTAATGTTTGTCCTTTTATATAATAATCACAACCACAACTATCGGAATGTCAGAAACAAAGGATGAGGGCCATAGGTTAAATTGCAGCACAGAAGGTTTATTCAAATGTACACACAAAAATCTAGTCAACAAATTCAATATTAAACTGGTGCCAGATAAGGGTTAATGGAATTCAAGAGGAGCTGGACTTAAGTTATTTGTGGTTACATAAGGACTCTGAGCTAATGACACGTTTAACTCTGCCCACGCCTATTCTTTTATATCGAATTAGATATGCTTTAATATGTTTCCTTGGTGACCATGACATCAAGTTAGGGGAAAATAGTCAATCATGGATGGAACCCTTGTGAGAAATGTCTTCTCAAGTAATATGATCACTgcagacaatttttaaaaactcatttttttctGGGCCTGATTTTTTGTATCTTACAGGAAGCCTGCCTTGAAGTGAAGGAGTATGTGGACACTCTCCTTGGCCCATACATTATGAATGTGACCAGTAGTACTAAGCTATGTAGTAAAATACTCTGCTCAAAGAATGGCCGCTGCGTGCGGCAGGAGAATCACCCAGAAGCCTTCCTGCATCTCAATTCTGACAGCTTCACTATTAAGAAGCATAATGTCTACCCTGGCTTTATTCTGATTGGCCAGATGTCAGTGAAAGACCAAATCAAGATGGCCCAAGAATTCACATGTCAGTGCTATGATGGCTGGAGAGGGTTGCATTGTGAAGAGAAGTCAATCCACAACGAGATATTCAGTCCTCTGTTTCATCAACAAGAAAAATTCAACCTGCAGAATGAGTCTGTATAAAATTAATATCTGACCAATATCTGGTTAAATTAATATTTGAGAGACTATAGGCTACATTAAAGTCAGCCAAGCTGGTTCAGAATTATGGCAGCTGCAGTCCCATTGCCTATGAAAGGCAGAAGTGGCTGAAAATTGGGCTTCCTCTTTTTGCAATGATACTCAAATGCTCTGGCAAACAATTTTCCACCCTCGTGTGTTGAGTGTTAAGCAAAAATCCTCCTAGAAATGGTTTTCTGCAGTCTCTTTGCTTCTAATAGTTTTGCCTTGCAGCAAAAAGAAGCTGGCATACTTTATCTCTTGATTGTGATGTGAATACTGCACTGACAACAAATGTGCTTTTCTTACGAATATATTTGCTCTC
This genomic interval carries:
- the HYAL1 gene encoding hyaluronidase-1 isoform X2, whose product is MDRREESRIIHRLEGRASRWRALRGNFAGWEEDLVHTIGESAFQGAAGVILWGSTNFSKSREACLEVKEYVDTLLGPYIMNVTSSTKLCSKILCSKNGRCVRQENHPEAFLHLNSDSFTIKKHNVYPGFILIGQMSVKDQIKMAQEFTCQCYDGWRGLHCEEKSIHNEIFSPLFHQQEKFNLQNESV